Proteins encoded in a region of the Perca fluviatilis chromosome 6, GENO_Pfluv_1.0, whole genome shotgun sequence genome:
- the LOC120561119 gene encoding dynamin-1-like: protein MGNRGMEDLIPLVNQLQDAFASIGQNSSLDLPQIAVVGGQSAGKSSVLENFVGKLVVLLQPASRGGPDVWAPLKYAEFLHCKGKKFIDFDEVRLEIEAETDRITGQNKGISPVPINLRVYSPHVLNLTLVDLPGMTKVAVGDQPVDIEHQIKEMLMQFVTKDNCLVLAVSPANSDLANSDALKIAKEVDPQGLRTIGVITKLDLMDEGTDARDILENKLLPLRRGYVGVVNRSQKDIDGRKDITAALQAERKFFLSHPSYRHLAERMGTAYLQKILNQQLTNHIRDTLPGLRSKLQSQLLSIEKEVEEYKNFRPDDPSRKTKALLQMVQQFAVDFEKRIEGSGDQVDTYELSGGAKINRIFHERFPFDLVKLESDEKTLRKEISYAIKNIHGIRTGLFTPDMAFETIVKRLIAQIKEPCQKCVDMVINELVNTVRQCTQKLAQYPMLREEMERIVTQHIRDRESRTKEQVFLLIDIELAYMNTNHEDFIGFANAQQKSSQMNKKKAAGNQDEIMVIRKGWLTINNISIMKGGAKEYWFVLTAETLSWYKDDEEKDKKYMLPVDNLKLKDIEKSFMSSKHIFALFHNEHRNVYKDSRQLELASESQEEVDSWKASFLRAGVYPERTVDKEKVEAEEASGDGQIHSLDPQLERQVEIVRNLVDSYLSIIHRTVRDLIPKTIMHLMVNNTKEFIHSDLLANLYSCGDQNSLMEESQEQAQHRDEMLRMYHALREGLSLIGDISTSTISTPMPPPVDDSWLQVTGMPSGRRSPMSSPTPQRRAPPGPPRPGGRAAPGPPSRPAVSPDPGAPNVPSRPNRAPPPGVPSRPSKGSPAHGESPQSSVEY, encoded by the exons ATGGGGAACCGGGGGATGGAGGACCTGATCCCGCTGGTGAACCAGCTCCAGGACGCCTTCGCGTCCATCGGCCAGAACTCGAGCCTCGACCTGCCGCAGATCGCGGTGGTGGGCGGCCAGAGCGCCGGCAAGAGCTCCGTTCTGGAGAACTTCGTGGGGAA GTTAGTAGTTctactgcagccagccagcaGGGGGGGTCCAGATGTCTGGGCTCCCCTGA AGTACGCAGAGTTCCTCCACTGCAAAGGGAAGAAGTTCATCGACTTCGATGAAGTTCGTCTGGAGATCGAAGCTGAAACTGATCGGATCACCGGACAGAACAAAGGAATCAGTCCAGTCCCCATAAACCTACGAGTTTACTCCCCCcacg tgtTAAACCTGACTCTGGTGGATCTTCCCGGCATGACGAAGGTCGCGGTGGGCGACCAGCCGGTAGACATCGAGCaccagatcaaagagatgctcATGCAGTTCGTCACCAAGGACAACTGTCTCGTGTTGGCTGTTTCCCCCGCCAACTCTGACCTCGCCAACTCTGACGCTCTGAAGATCGCAAAGGAGGTCGACCCGCAAG GTCTGAGGACCATCGGTGTGATCACCAAGCTGGATCTGATGGATGAAGGAACCGACGCCAGAGACATTTTGGAGAACAAACTGCTTCCACTACGCAGAG GTTACGTCGGGGTGGTGAACCGCAGTCAGAAGGACATCGACGGGAGGAAAGACATCACAGCAGCCTTGCAGGCTGAGAGGAAGTTCTTCCTGTCGCACCCGTCATACCGACACCTGGCAGAACGCATGGGCACTGCCTACCTGCAGAAGATCCTCAAccag CAACTGACCAACCACATCCGGGACACGTTGCCGGGGTTACGCAGCAAACTGCAGAGCCAGCTGCTGTCCATCGAGAAGGAGGTGGAGGAATACAAGAACTTCAGACCGGATGACCCGAGCCGAAAGACCAAGGCCCTGCTGCA gatgGTGCAGCAGTTTGCGGTGGACTTTGAGAAGCGGATTGAAGGATCCGGAGATCAGGTGGACACCTATGAGCTGTCAGGAGGAGCCAAGATCAACCGAATTTTCCACGAACGCTTCCCCTTCGACCTGGtcaag ctggaGAGTGATGAGAAGACTCTCCGTAAAGAGATCAGCTACGCCATCAAGAACATCCACGGAATCAG GACGGGTCTGTTCACACCTGACATGGCGTTTGAGACGATCGTGAAGCGTCTGATCGCTCAGATCAAAGAGCCGTGTCAAAAATGTGTCGACATGGTGATCAACGAGCTGGTCAACACCGTGAGGCAGTGCACACAGAAG CTGGCTCAGTATCCGATGCTCcgagaggagatggagagaatCGTCACCCAGCAcataagagacagagagagtcgCACCAAAGAacag GTGTTTTTGCTGATTGACATTGAGTTGGCCTACATGAACACAAACCATGAAGACTTCATCGGCTTTGCAAA tgctCAGCAGAAGAGCTCTCagatgaacaagaagaaagCAGCAGGAAACCAG GACGAGATCATG gtgatCCGTAAAGGTTGGCTGACCATCAACAACATCAGCATCATGAAGGGCGGAGCTAAAGAGTACTGGTTCGTCCTGACGGCAGAGACACTGTCTTGGTACAAAGATGAcgag GAGAAGGACAAGAAGTACATGCTGCCTGTAGACAACCTGAAACTCAAAGACATCGAGAAGAGCTTCATGTCCAGCAAACACATCTTCGCCCTGTTCCACAATGAAcacag GAACGTGTACAAAGACTCCCGTCAGCTGGAGCTGGCCAGTGAGTCTCAGGAGGAGGTGGACAGCTGGAAGGCTTCTTTCCTACGCGCCGGAGTGTACCCTGAACGCACCGTG GATAAAGAGAAG GTGGAGGCGGAGGAAGCGAGCGGCGACGGGCAGATCCACAGTCTGGACCCTCAGCTGGAGAGACAGGTGGAGATCGTTAGGAACCTGGTGGACTCGTACCTGTCCATCATCCACCGCACGGTCCGGGACCTGATCCCCAAGACCATCATGCACCTGATGGTCAACAAc ACGAAGGAGTTCATCCACTCTGACCTGCTGGCTAATCTTTACTCCTGCGGAGACCAGAACAGCCTGATGGAGGAGTCCCAGGAACAG GCCCAGCACCGTGATGAGATGTTGAGGATGTACCACGCCCTGCGTGAGGGTCTGAGCCTCATTGGTGACATCAGCACCTCCACCATCAGCACGCCCATGCCCCCCCCCGTCGACGACTCCTGGCTGCAGGTCACAGGGATGCCATCGGGACGCAG GTCTCCCATGTCCAGTCCGACCCCCCAGCGTCGGGCCCCTCCTGGACCTCCCCGTCCCGGTGGACGAGCAGCCCCCGGACCTCCATCTCGTCCCGCGGTGTCACCAGATCCTGGAGCACCCAACGTGCCCTCCAGACCCAACAGAGCCCCCCCACCGGGAGTccccag TCGTCCCAGTAAAGGTAGCCCCGCCCACGGAGAGAGCCCCCAGTCTTCTGTGGAGTATTAA